From Domibacillus sp. DTU_2020_1001157_1_SI_ALB_TIR_016, a single genomic window includes:
- the rpiB gene encoding ribose 5-phosphate isomerase B — protein sequence MKVAIASDHGGINIREEIKTLMEELGIEYEDFGCECATSVDYPDYALPVAEKVAAGEFDRGILICGTGIGMSIAANKVKGARCALVHDVYSAKLTRQHNDTNLIAMGERVIGPGLAREIAQMWLTTDFEAGRHATRIGKIAEYEERSGQ from the coding sequence ATGAAGGTAGCCATCGCATCAGATCATGGCGGAATCAATATTCGCGAAGAAATCAAAACACTAATGGAAGAACTCGGCATTGAGTATGAGGATTTTGGCTGTGAGTGCGCCACATCCGTTGATTATCCAGACTACGCTCTTCCAGTAGCGGAAAAAGTCGCCGCAGGTGAATTTGACCGCGGCATTTTAATTTGCGGAACAGGCATTGGGATGTCCATTGCAGCCAACAAAGTAAAAGGAGCCCGCTGCGCGCTTGTGCATGATGTATATAGCGCTAAACTGACACGCCAGCATAACGACACAAATTTAATTGCAATGGGCGAGCGCGTGATTGGACCGGGGCTTGCACGGGAAATTGCCCAAATGTGGCTGACAACTGATTTCGAAGCCGGACGCCATGCCACGCGGATCGGCAAAATTGCCGAATATGAAGAAAGAAGCGGACAGTAA
- a CDS encoding low molecular weight protein arginine phosphatase has product MKILFVCTGNTCRSPMAEAILRQKKPDWEVKSAGLYASPGAPASRGTTVILNEKGIPHNHAAAQVTEELLKWADLVMTMTSSHKQLIDVHFPQFRDKVRPLKEADGDVVDPFGGPDAEYRKTFEELDHYISRWLEREPEK; this is encoded by the coding sequence ATGAAAATTTTATTCGTATGCACAGGCAATACATGCCGCAGTCCAATGGCGGAAGCCATTTTACGCCAAAAGAAGCCAGACTGGGAAGTGAAATCAGCTGGATTGTACGCGAGTCCAGGTGCACCTGCTTCAAGGGGAACGACTGTTATTTTAAATGAAAAAGGGATTCCACACAATCACGCCGCCGCCCAAGTCACAGAAGAACTGCTCAAATGGGCAGATCTTGTCATGACGATGACATCGTCACATAAACAGCTGATTGACGTTCATTTCCCGCAGTTTCGGGATAAAGTAAGACCGCTGAAAGAAGCGGACGGGGACGTAGTCGATCCATTTGGCGGTCCAGACGCGGAGTACCGAAAAACATTTGAAGAGCTTGATCACTACATAAGCAGATGGCTGGAAAGAGAACCTGAAAAGTGA
- a CDS encoding F0F1 ATP synthase subunit delta: MSKSGAAKRYAIALFELAKENNQVAKFDQEVRIVKEVIEENGEVAKALESPNLSLADKQALVNTLAAHASTAVLNTLKLLVERRRADEIGTVCEEFIQLSNQERGMAEAIVYSARPLTEAEAASVSQTFARKVGKQTLTIENIVDSNVLGGLKVRIGNRIFDGTLQGKLDRLQKQLTTNL; the protein is encoded by the coding sequence ATGAGTAAATCCGGAGCGGCAAAACGCTACGCGATCGCGCTTTTTGAACTGGCAAAAGAAAACAATCAGGTAGCAAAATTTGATCAGGAAGTGCGCATTGTAAAAGAAGTCATCGAAGAAAACGGTGAGGTTGCCAAGGCACTCGAGTCACCGAATTTATCGCTGGCAGACAAGCAGGCACTTGTAAATACACTGGCCGCTCACGCCTCAACAGCGGTTTTGAACACACTGAAGCTTCTTGTTGAGCGCCGTCGCGCCGATGAGATTGGGACAGTATGTGAAGAGTTTATTCAGCTTTCTAATCAAGAACGCGGCATGGCAGAGGCCATTGTGTACTCGGCACGGCCGTTAACAGAAGCAGAGGCAGCAAGTGTGTCTCAAACGTTTGCCCGTAAAGTCGGCAAACAAACGTTAACTATTGAAAATATTGTTGATTCCAATGTTTTGGGCGGATTAAAAGTTCGAATTGGGAACCGTATTTTTGATGGAACACTGCAAGGCAAGCTAGATCGTCTTCAAAAGCAATTAACGACGAATTTATAA
- a CDS encoding TIGR01440 family protein encodes MDRPTVWKQELESLLSELQEQAQFQKGQLFIVGCSTSEVAGGRIGTAGTDETAAALYEVLQAFAEKTGVHLAFQCCEHLNRAVVIDREAAQQFGYEEVAAVPVRTAGGAMAAYAYRQKDCVLVEFVKADGGIDIGDTLIGMHLKHVAVPIRTSGNSVGAAHVTMARTRPKLIGGPRAVYEKTNVNDFDGTEC; translated from the coding sequence ATGGATCGGCCTACGGTTTGGAAACAGGAACTAGAGTCCCTTCTTTCAGAGCTGCAGGAACAAGCTCAATTTCAAAAAGGACAGCTGTTTATTGTAGGCTGTTCTACATCGGAAGTAGCCGGCGGCCGGATCGGTACAGCTGGTACAGATGAGACAGCAGCAGCTCTTTATGAGGTGCTGCAGGCCTTCGCGGAAAAAACAGGTGTTCATTTAGCTTTTCAATGCTGTGAGCATTTAAATAGAGCGGTCGTAATTGACCGGGAAGCGGCACAGCAATTCGGCTATGAAGAAGTAGCAGCTGTGCCGGTGCGGACTGCCGGCGGGGCCATGGCTGCTTATGCCTACCGGCAAAAGGACTGTGTACTCGTTGAATTCGTTAAAGCGGACGGTGGAATTGATATTGGTGATACATTGATCGGCATGCACTTAAAACATGTAGCTGTGCCGATCCGGACGTCGGGAAATTCAGTCGGCGCTGCGCATGTCACCATGGCCAGAACACGTCCTAAATTGATCGGCGGGCCGAGAGCGGTATATGAAAAAACGAATGTAAATGATTTCGACGGGACAGAATGTTAA
- the atpB gene encoding F0F1 ATP synthase subunit A — protein MHHEAPLYDLPLFGGLTMTFNLANVLMITIASVIVFLLAVISTRTLALKPAGMQNFIEWVMDFVKGIIKSNMDWKTGGRFHVLGITLIMYIFVSNMLGLPFAIVYDNHLWWKSPTADPAVTMTLAVMVVALTHYYAVRMKGISEYGKDFFRPMWFMLPLKLIEEFANTLTLGLRLYGNIYAGEILLSLLSASLAVGVGGHLAAILPTLAWQGFSLFVGSIQAFIFTMLTMVYISHKVSHDH, from the coding sequence TTGCATCACGAAGCTCCATTATACGATCTTCCTTTATTTGGTGGATTGACAATGACCTTCAATCTGGCGAACGTATTAATGATTACAATTGCCAGTGTGATAGTGTTTTTGCTCGCGGTGATCTCAACTCGCACGTTGGCCCTAAAGCCGGCAGGAATGCAAAACTTTATCGAGTGGGTTATGGATTTTGTTAAAGGAATCATCAAAAGCAATATGGATTGGAAAACAGGCGGCCGGTTTCACGTTCTTGGAATTACATTGATTATGTATATCTTTGTTTCCAATATGCTCGGCCTTCCATTTGCAATCGTTTATGACAATCACTTATGGTGGAAGTCGCCAACAGCCGATCCGGCCGTGACGATGACACTTGCAGTTATGGTGGTCGCACTTACACATTATTATGCAGTCCGTATGAAAGGGATCTCTGAATACGGCAAGGACTTTTTCCGCCCAATGTGGTTTATGCTTCCGCTGAAGTTGATTGAAGAGTTTGCAAACACGCTGACATTGGGTCTGCGGCTTTACGGAAACATTTACGCTGGTGAAATCCTTCTTTCATTACTGTCAGCTTCCCTGGCGGTTGGAGTTGGAGGCCATTTAGCAGCCATTCTGCCAACACTTGCATGGCAGGGCTTCTCGCTTTTCGTTGGCTCAATCCAGGCATTTATCTTTACTATGTTAACGATGGTTTACATCTCACACAAAGTGAGTCATGACCATTAA
- a CDS encoding methyl-accepting chemotaxis protein: protein MREKKAYSFSIRKKLVLLVTLLALITYTFSALFMYFIYPTYFSHINEMVFTIATLAFGIFWSAVLAYFAAAYFVKPIIRLEAAAREAASGRIEQEVAFPNSDDEIRALASAFNEMLTNLRMMVQSIESNFAITDESVGHIAQISGQAMHQAGSMAQTAEEIASGAESSALAVQATAEAMEEVAEIAGDVQRKARESAQKAGSMVGELDTSRETFQLLISGMDGLAADNTESLEAVRSLEENARKVGSVISLVGDIAAQTNLLALNASIEAARAGEHGKGFAVVAEEVRKLADESATAVKSISDLVKQMQLEVDHVVQKITDQAKAAEEGVQKGASAQEAVGQIGAAIMSMAAEVEEISTLVDRQMGKIEQTTHQSQEVAAIAEETSAGANEVTHAAQMQSDVIHEIGSISQKLEEQAAALKSVITRFKL, encoded by the coding sequence GTGAGAGAAAAAAAGGCGTATTCATTCAGCATTCGAAAAAAACTGGTTCTGCTTGTGACGCTGCTTGCCCTTATTACGTATACCTTCAGTGCATTATTTATGTATTTTATTTATCCGACTTACTTTTCGCATATAAACGAAATGGTTTTTACGATTGCTACACTTGCGTTCGGTATTTTTTGGTCAGCTGTTTTAGCTTATTTTGCCGCGGCTTATTTTGTAAAGCCGATTATCAGGCTTGAAGCAGCCGCTCGGGAGGCGGCTTCAGGAAGAATTGAACAAGAAGTCGCTTTTCCAAATAGTGATGATGAAATTCGTGCACTCGCTTCAGCATTTAACGAGATGCTTACAAATTTACGAATGATGGTACAAAGCATCGAAAGCAACTTTGCTATTACAGATGAAAGCGTCGGCCATATCGCACAGATCAGCGGCCAGGCTATGCATCAGGCTGGGAGCATGGCACAAACAGCAGAGGAAATTGCCAGCGGTGCCGAAAGTTCCGCTCTTGCTGTACAGGCAACAGCAGAAGCAATGGAAGAAGTAGCCGAAATTGCTGGAGATGTACAAAGAAAAGCGAGAGAGTCCGCCCAAAAAGCGGGGAGTATGGTTGGCGAGCTGGACACAAGCAGAGAAACATTTCAATTGCTTATCTCCGGAATGGACGGGCTTGCGGCCGACAATACGGAGTCGCTTGAAGCGGTCCGGTCGCTTGAAGAAAATGCCCGCAAGGTCGGCAGCGTGATCAGCCTGGTAGGAGATATTGCTGCTCAAACCAATCTATTGGCGCTCAATGCGTCCATTGAAGCGGCACGCGCCGGGGAACATGGAAAAGGATTTGCTGTAGTAGCAGAAGAAGTACGCAAGCTTGCAGATGAAAGTGCCACAGCGGTCAAAAGCATTTCTGACCTTGTAAAGCAGATGCAGCTTGAAGTCGATCATGTTGTCCAGAAAATTACGGATCAGGCTAAGGCGGCAGAAGAAGGGGTTCAAAAAGGAGCGTCGGCTCAGGAAGCGGTTGGCCAAATTGGCGCAGCGATTATGAGTATGGCTGCCGAAGTCGAGGAAATTTCTACGCTTGTCGATCGGCAGATGGGCAAAATTGAACAAACGACGCACCAGTCTCAAGAGGTGGCTGCCATTGCTGAAGAAACCTCCGCTGGAGCAAATGAAGTGACCCATGCGGCACAAATGCAATCAGATGTGATTCATGAAATCGGCAGCATCAGCCAAAAGCTGGAGGAGCAGGCAGCTGCGCTCAAGTCTGTCATTACACGTTTTAAACTGTAG
- a CDS encoding manganese efflux pump MntP family protein yields the protein MDIFILSLALSADAFGAALAVGMRRMGLWDKLKLSAAVGIMHVILPATSMTAGNFLHGRFGDILFSAGGLVLVITGLQMVLSFFRQEEQEKPAGIGIMLFAFGVSMDSFSTGLSLGVLGMDKSIAVMSFGVFSGVMTMAGLLLSSRISTAAGKVGEAAGGVFLLLVGLKWIFT from the coding sequence ATGGATATTTTTATTTTATCATTAGCACTGTCGGCAGACGCATTTGGTGCAGCCCTGGCTGTTGGAATGAGACGTATGGGATTATGGGACAAACTCAAGCTGAGTGCTGCAGTCGGTATTATGCATGTTATCCTTCCTGCTACCAGTATGACAGCAGGTAACTTCCTGCACGGAAGATTTGGGGATATTCTGTTTTCAGCGGGCGGGCTGGTTCTTGTCATTACCGGTCTGCAGATGGTGCTTTCCTTTTTCAGGCAGGAAGAACAAGAAAAGCCGGCCGGTATCGGTATCATGCTGTTTGCCTTCGGAGTAAGTATGGACAGCTTTTCAACGGGATTGTCGCTTGGTGTGCTCGGGATGGACAAGTCCATAGCGGTGATGAGCTTTGGGGTATTCTCGGGCGTTATGACCATGGCCGGCCTGCTGCTCAGCAGCCGGATTAGTACAGCAGCGGGAAAGGTTGGGGAAGCAGCAGGAGGTGTGTTTTTGTTATTGGTTGGGTTAAAATGGATATTCACATGA
- a CDS encoding AtpZ/AtpI family protein — translation MNNKKPFRSIAIYTTILTQLAGSMLIGIFGGLALDKRLSTMPLFLIVGLLAGLFAGVYAMFRTLHYFNSGD, via the coding sequence ATGAACAACAAAAAGCCATTCCGATCCATAGCCATTTACACCACAATACTTACCCAGCTTGCTGGCTCTATGCTAATTGGCATTTTCGGGGGCCTTGCTCTTGATAAACGGTTGAGTACTATGCCCCTCTTTTTAATTGTCGGACTGCTGGCAGGCCTTTTTGCAGGCGTTTATGCAATGTTCCGTACCCTTCATTATTTCAATTCAGGAGACTAG
- the glyA gene encoding serine hydroxymethyltransferase has product MSKIQAQDPAVFAAIQDELKRQQTKIELIASENFVSEAVMEAQGSVLTNKYAEGYPGKRYYGGCEHVDVVEDLARDRAKELFGAEYVNVQPHSGAQANMGVYFAVLEAGDTVLGMNLSHGGHLTHGSPVNFSGVQYNFVEYGVTKEEQVIDYEDVRQKALEHKPKLIVAGASAYPRAIDFAKFREIADEVGAYLMVDMAHIAGLVAAGLHQNPVPYAHFVTTTTHKTLRGPRGGMILSTEEFGKKFDKSIFPGIQGGPLMHVIAAKAVAFKEALQDDFKTYAQNIIDNASRLAEGLKAEGIDIVSGGTDNHLLLIDLRSLGLTGKVAEAVLDEVGITVNKNTIPYDPESPFVTSGIRIGTAAVTSRGFDLAAMDEVASIIAKTLKNHEDEAVLKESAERVVALTSKYSLYQEA; this is encoded by the coding sequence ATGAGTAAAATTCAAGCGCAGGACCCGGCTGTATTTGCAGCAATTCAGGATGAGCTGAAACGCCAGCAGACAAAGATTGAACTGATTGCTTCAGAAAACTTTGTATCAGAAGCAGTAATGGAAGCACAAGGTTCGGTTTTAACGAATAAATACGCAGAAGGCTACCCAGGCAAACGTTACTATGGCGGCTGCGAGCACGTGGATGTAGTAGAAGACTTGGCACGCGATCGTGCAAAAGAACTTTTTGGTGCAGAATATGTAAACGTTCAGCCGCATTCAGGTGCACAGGCAAACATGGGTGTTTACTTTGCAGTATTAGAAGCAGGCGACACGGTTCTTGGCATGAATTTATCTCATGGCGGCCACTTAACACACGGAAGCCCGGTTAACTTCAGCGGCGTTCAGTACAACTTCGTTGAGTACGGCGTAACAAAAGAAGAGCAAGTAATCGATTATGAAGATGTTCGCCAAAAAGCACTTGAGCACAAGCCAAAATTGATTGTTGCTGGTGCAAGTGCGTACCCGCGTGCAATTGACTTTGCTAAATTCCGTGAAATCGCAGATGAAGTGGGCGCTTACTTAATGGTGGATATGGCACACATTGCCGGCCTTGTGGCAGCAGGCCTTCACCAAAACCCAGTTCCTTACGCTCACTTTGTAACGACGACAACACACAAAACGCTTCGCGGTCCACGCGGCGGTATGATTTTGTCAACAGAAGAGTTTGGCAAAAAGTTTGATAAATCAATCTTCCCTGGTATTCAAGGCGGCCCGCTTATGCACGTCATCGCTGCAAAAGCTGTTGCATTTAAAGAAGCGCTTCAAGATGATTTCAAAACGTATGCGCAAAACATCATTGACAACGCAAGCCGTCTTGCAGAAGGCTTGAAAGCAGAAGGCATCGATATCGTGTCAGGCGGAACAGATAACCACCTTCTTTTGATCGATCTTCGTTCCCTTGGCTTAACAGGAAAAGTAGCAGAAGCAGTGCTTGATGAAGTGGGCATTACGGTAAACAAAAACACGATTCCATACGATCCGGAAAGCCCATTTGTAACAAGTGGTATTCGTATCGGTACAGCAGCGGTTACATCACGTGGATTCGATCTTGCTGCAATGGATGAAGTGGCTTCAATCATTGCAAAAACATTGAAAAATCATGAAGATGAAGCAGTGTTGAAAGAGTCAGCAGAACGCGTTGTTGCTTTAACATCAAAATACTCACTTTACCAAGAAGCATAA
- the wecB gene encoding non-hydrolyzing UDP-N-acetylglucosamine 2-epimerase: MDRPIKVMTIFGTRPEAIKMAPLVLELKKRPDEFEAIVTVTAQHRQMLDQVLNIFNITPDYDLNIMKDRQTLIDVTTRGLEGLDGVMKEVQPDIVLVHGDTTTTFVAGLAAFYNQIAVGHVEAGLRTWNKYSPFPEEMNRQLTGVMADLHFSPTAQSEQNLLNENKKPESIFVTGNTAIDALKTTVKEEYTHEVLEKLGDDRLVLMTAHRRENLGEPMKNMFRAIKRLVEDHEGIQVVYPVHLNPVVRETADSILGNDPRIHLIEPLDVIDFHNFAERAHIILTDSGGVQEEAPSLGVPVLVLRDTTERPEGIEAGTLKLAGTEEETIYSLASELLTDQQAYDKMSKASNPYGDGEASRRICDAIRYYFGADPNKPERFEVK; the protein is encoded by the coding sequence ATGGATCGCCCGATTAAAGTAATGACGATTTTCGGCACGCGGCCGGAAGCAATCAAAATGGCTCCGCTCGTTTTGGAACTGAAAAAGCGTCCAGACGAATTTGAAGCCATTGTTACGGTAACAGCCCAGCACCGCCAAATGCTCGATCAGGTGCTGAACATTTTCAATATTACACCCGATTACGATTTGAATATTATGAAAGACCGCCAGACGCTGATCGATGTAACGACACGCGGACTTGAAGGACTTGATGGAGTCATGAAAGAAGTTCAGCCAGATATCGTACTCGTTCATGGTGATACAACGACCACATTTGTAGCCGGGCTTGCTGCTTTTTACAATCAAATTGCAGTGGGTCATGTGGAAGCGGGTCTTCGTACATGGAATAAGTATTCACCGTTCCCTGAAGAAATGAATCGCCAGCTGACAGGTGTAATGGCGGATCTTCATTTTTCACCGACGGCACAGTCTGAACAAAACTTATTAAATGAAAATAAGAAGCCGGAGTCTATTTTCGTAACAGGCAATACAGCGATCGATGCGCTGAAAACAACGGTTAAAGAAGAGTATACGCATGAGGTGCTTGAGAAGCTGGGCGATGACCGGCTTGTGTTAATGACAGCGCACCGCCGCGAAAATCTTGGCGAACCGATGAAAAACATGTTCCGTGCCATCAAGCGTCTTGTAGAGGATCACGAAGGCATTCAAGTTGTTTATCCGGTTCATTTAAACCCGGTTGTGCGTGAAACAGCGGATTCTATTTTAGGAAATGATCCGCGCATTCATTTGATTGAACCGCTTGATGTGATTGATTTCCACAACTTTGCTGAACGTGCCCATATCATTCTAACGGATTCGGGCGGCGTGCAGGAAGAAGCTCCTTCACTTGGTGTACCGGTTCTTGTACTGCGTGATACAACAGAGCGTCCGGAAGGAATTGAAGCCGGAACGCTGAAACTTGCCGGCACAGAAGAAGAGACGATTTACTCGCTTGCTTCTGAGCTGTTAACGGATCAACAAGCATACGACAAAATGTCTAAAGCTTCTAATCCATATGGAGACGGAGAAGCATCACGGCGCATTTGTGATGCGATTCGCTATTATTTTGGAGCGGATCCAAACAAACCGGAACGGTTTGAAGTAAAATAA
- the upp gene encoding uracil phosphoribosyltransferase: MGKVYVFDHPLIQHKLTMIRDKNTGTKDFRELTDEVATLMAFEITRDLPLEEVTVQTPVCDAKAMVLAGKKLGIVPILRAGIGMVDGVLKLIPAAKVGHVGLYRDPETLQPVEYYVKLPSDVEDRDFIVVDPMLATGGSAIEAIHSLKKRGAKNIKFMCLIAAPEGVELLKEAHPDVDIYIASLDEKLNEKGYIVPGLGDAGDRLFGTK, encoded by the coding sequence ATGGGAAAAGTTTATGTATTCGATCATCCGCTTATTCAACATAAGCTGACAATGATTCGCGATAAAAACACAGGCACGAAAGATTTTCGTGAACTAACAGATGAAGTAGCCACACTGATGGCGTTTGAAATTACACGGGACCTGCCGCTTGAAGAAGTAACGGTGCAAACACCGGTTTGTGATGCAAAAGCGATGGTGCTTGCCGGTAAAAAGCTTGGAATTGTGCCGATTTTGCGTGCAGGCATTGGAATGGTAGACGGTGTACTTAAGCTGATCCCTGCTGCAAAAGTAGGCCATGTCGGTTTGTACCGTGATCCGGAAACGCTTCAGCCGGTTGAATATTATGTAAAGCTGCCATCTGATGTAGAGGATCGCGATTTTATCGTGGTAGATCCGATGCTTGCAACAGGCGGCTCTGCGATTGAAGCCATTCATTCCTTGAAAAAGCGCGGCGCAAAAAACATTAAATTTATGTGCCTGATTGCTGCTCCAGAAGGGGTAGAGCTATTAAAAGAAGCACACCCGGACGTAGACATTTACATTGCATCACTGGATGAAAAATTAAACGAAAAAGGCTACATTGTACCGGGTCTCGGCGATGCCGGTGACCGTTTATTCGGAACAAAATAA
- the atpE gene encoding F0F1 ATP synthase subunit C encodes MGFLAAAIAVGLAAVGAGVGNGLIVSKTIEGVARQPEARSTLQTIMFIGIALVEAIPIIAVVIAFMASAQ; translated from the coding sequence ATGGGTTTTTTAGCAGCAGCAATTGCAGTTGGTTTAGCGGCCGTTGGAGCCGGTGTAGGTAACGGTCTTATCGTATCAAAAACAATTGAAGGGGTAGCTCGTCAGCCAGAAGCTCGCAGCACTCTTCAAACAATCATGTTCATCGGTATTGCCCTTGTTGAGGCGATTCCTATCATCGCCGTTGTTATTGCATTCATGGCAAGCGCTCAGTAA
- a CDS encoding ATP synthase subunit I, with product MSELQQSIRRQRMYLFYLLSIFVLGWGFTSAQSIFAGLILGTILSMCNHWLISRRMLRFNKAVDNDLKPPRLGTSTRIATAALAAIIALRNPEQFHMISTILGLMTAYAVIMIDFVIQHFIKRMIRKEVK from the coding sequence ATGTCCGAACTCCAGCAATCTATTAGAAGACAAAGAATGTACCTGTTTTACCTTTTGTCTATTTTTGTTCTCGGATGGGGCTTTACGTCAGCACAAAGTATTTTTGCCGGACTGATTCTCGGCACGATACTCAGTATGTGCAATCACTGGCTCATCTCCAGGCGGATGCTGCGTTTTAACAAAGCAGTCGATAACGACTTAAAACCGCCGCGGCTTGGCACGTCAACACGAATCGCCACCGCTGCACTAGCCGCGATTATTGCCCTCCGAAACCCCGAACAGTTTCATATGATCAGTACTATTTTGGGATTAATGACTGCTTATGCAGTGATTATGATAGATTTTGTAATCCAGCACTTTATAAAACGTATGATCCGGAAAGAGGTGAAATAA
- the atpF gene encoding F0F1 ATP synthase subunit B, protein MTTNSLVLGAGGGFNTGDIFFQLIMFIILLALLKKFAWAPLMGIMQERADLISSEIDAAEKSRTEANQLLEQTRAEAKSARLEAQNTIENAKKLAEEQKADILAAARAESERLKEMAKLEIAQERDKAMSTLREQVASLSVMIASKVIEKDLSEADQEKMINDYLIKEAGEER, encoded by the coding sequence GTGACGACAAATTCATTGGTACTTGGAGCAGGTGGCGGATTTAACACTGGTGATATCTTTTTCCAGTTAATCATGTTCATTATCTTGCTCGCATTGCTGAAAAAATTTGCATGGGCTCCATTAATGGGCATTATGCAGGAGCGTGCGGACTTAATCTCATCTGAAATTGATGCAGCAGAAAAAAGCCGCACAGAAGCGAATCAATTATTAGAACAAACACGTGCGGAAGCTAAATCAGCCCGCCTTGAAGCACAAAACACGATTGAAAACGCCAAGAAATTAGCAGAAGAACAAAAAGCCGACATTTTGGCTGCAGCTCGCGCTGAATCTGAACGCTTAAAAGAAATGGCAAAGCTTGAAATCGCACAGGAGCGTGACAAAGCAATGAGCACGCTTCGTGAGCAAGTAGCTTCACTTTCAGTAATGATCGCATCGAAAGTGATTGAAAAAGATCTTTCAGAAGCAGATCAGGAAAAAATGATCAACGACTATCTTATTAAAGAGGCAGGCGAAGAGCGATGA